A single genomic interval of Spirosoma taeanense harbors:
- a CDS encoding SGNH/GDSL hydrolase family protein — translation MTTFFRISAIVLMAGLLAMTAAKPTRVVFFGDSITQAGVNPGGYIDRLKKMLPSDQFELIGAGIGGNKIYDLYLRMEEDVLAKQPDVVVVWVGVNDVWHKSSYGTGTDPDKFVKFYEAVVKKLQAANARVILCTPAAIGEKTDFTNQQDGDLNLYSQLIRDLAARRNLPLVDLRKAVLEYNLKSNPENKDRGILTTDRVHLNEAGNQFVAEQMQKVLTTVVATK, via the coding sequence ATGACAACGTTTTTTCGAATTTCTGCAATTGTGCTAATGGCTGGTCTGCTGGCTATGACCGCGGCTAAACCTACCCGGGTCGTCTTCTTTGGTGATTCAATTACCCAGGCTGGAGTTAATCCCGGCGGGTATATCGACCGGCTGAAAAAAATGCTGCCTTCCGATCAGTTCGAACTGATTGGCGCGGGTATCGGCGGCAACAAAATCTACGATCTGTATCTGCGCATGGAGGAGGACGTCCTGGCCAAACAGCCGGATGTGGTGGTAGTCTGGGTCGGCGTTAATGACGTATGGCACAAAAGCAGCTACGGGACCGGCACGGACCCCGATAAATTCGTAAAGTTCTATGAAGCAGTAGTCAAAAAATTACAGGCTGCCAACGCCCGCGTGATCCTGTGCACGCCCGCAGCCATCGGGGAAAAAACGGATTTCACCAATCAGCAGGACGGTGATCTGAATCTGTATAGTCAGCTTATCCGCGACCTGGCGGCTCGTCGGAATCTGCCGCTGGTCGATCTGCGCAAGGCAGTGCTGGAGTATAACCTGAAGAGTAACCCCGAAAATAAAGACCGGGGTATTCTAACGACCGACCGGGTGCATCTTAACGAGGCCGGCAACCAGTTTGTCGCCGAGCAGATGCAGAAGGTGTTAACGACGGTTGTCGCCACTAAGTAA
- a CDS encoding lysophospholipid acyltransferase family protein, translated as MIFFRLLSRLPLGFLYGLSDFLHFLLLYVVRYRRRVVFENLRLSFPEKSAHEIQLIAKGFYRNLTDLVVETIKMPALSPDTLRRRVQFTNPELVKDRLRAGQAVIGMASHQSNWEWIPSASVLNEMPTDSIYKPLNSPFFEELMRAVRAHFGAVPVPMHTLPRRMAAQKNVPRIIALVADQVPDVPEQAYWTDFLHRDTPFYPGTERLARSRSLPVFYTELTRVRRGYYEVRFTLIGEPPYTDLPPGTILERYRDQLEETIRKHPSDWLWSHKRWKHWRGKYSKIEVKLT; from the coding sequence ATGATATTTTTTCGTTTGCTGTCCCGTCTACCGCTTGGATTTCTGTACGGACTCTCTGACTTCTTGCACTTTTTGTTGCTTTACGTCGTACGATACCGGCGACGGGTGGTTTTTGAAAACCTCCGGCTGTCTTTCCCCGAGAAGTCTGCGCACGAAATTCAACTGATTGCCAAAGGGTTTTACCGGAATCTCACCGATCTGGTCGTTGAAACCATCAAGATGCCCGCCCTATCGCCCGATACCCTTCGTCGCCGGGTGCAGTTTACAAACCCCGAACTGGTTAAGGACCGCCTGCGGGCTGGTCAGGCCGTGATTGGCATGGCGTCGCACCAGAGCAACTGGGAATGGATTCCCTCGGCGTCAGTTCTGAACGAAATGCCCACCGATAGTATCTATAAACCGCTGAACAGCCCGTTTTTTGAAGAACTCATGCGCGCCGTACGTGCTCATTTCGGTGCGGTGCCCGTACCCATGCATACGCTGCCCCGCCGGATGGCGGCTCAGAAAAACGTTCCGCGGATTATCGCGCTCGTGGCCGATCAGGTACCCGACGTTCCGGAACAGGCTTACTGGACCGACTTCCTTCACCGCGATACGCCCTTCTATCCGGGTACGGAACGGCTGGCCCGGAGCCGGAGCCTGCCCGTTTTTTATACGGAACTGACGCGCGTGCGTCGGGGCTATTATGAAGTTCGCTTTACCCTCATCGGCGAGCCACCCTATACCGATCTGCCCCCCGGCACCATCCTGGAACGTTACCGCGATCAGCTGGAGGAAACCATCCGAAAGCACCCCTCCGACTGGCTCTGGTCGCATAAGCGCTGGAAACACTGGCGGGGTAAATACAGCAAAATAGAGGTAAAACTGACGTAA
- a CDS encoding WbqC family protein: protein MEKYQLLPQPAELLIELHYLPCLDYVSGLMQYDQVWLEAREHYQKQSYRNRCYVLTANKVDSLTVPVQQGTHHLPIQELRVDNGQPWQVHHWRTLRTAYGKAPFFEYYAPELEPVYSRNWTFLFDLNYELLTICLKLLGLAPRVNLTDWYDKTPPDGLLDARSGINPRNRTKSYIFHCPVPYLQNFGLEFVQNLSIIDLLFCQGPAAKDVLKAGLRK from the coding sequence TTGGAAAAGTACCAACTGCTACCTCAACCAGCCGAATTACTTATTGAACTTCATTATCTGCCCTGTCTGGATTACGTGTCGGGGCTGATGCAGTACGATCAGGTTTGGCTGGAGGCCCGGGAGCATTACCAGAAGCAAAGTTACAGAAATCGGTGCTATGTCCTGACGGCAAATAAAGTGGATAGTTTAACGGTGCCAGTGCAGCAGGGGACGCACCATCTGCCAATTCAGGAACTTCGGGTCGACAACGGTCAGCCCTGGCAGGTGCACCACTGGCGAACGCTGCGGACGGCTTACGGTAAGGCTCCTTTTTTTGAGTACTATGCACCTGAACTGGAGCCCGTGTACAGCAGGAACTGGACCTTCCTGTTTGATTTGAACTACGAACTTCTGACAATTTGTCTTAAGTTACTGGGGTTAGCACCCCGGGTTAACCTGACAGATTGGTATGATAAAACGCCACCGGATGGCTTATTGGACGCCCGGTCGGGTATAAATCCGCGAAACAGGACGAAATCGTATATATTTCATTGCCCAGTCCCTTATTTGCAAAATTTTGGCCTTGAATTTGTACAAAACCTTAGTATTATAGACCTATTGTTTTGCCAGGGACCAGCCGCAAAAGATGTATTGAAGGCTGGCCTGCGGAAGTGA
- a CDS encoding ATP-dependent Clp protease ATP-binding subunit, whose protein sequence is MEAKFSNRVKEVISLSREEALRLGHDYIGTEHLLLGMIREGEGVAVGLLKKLGISLDELRVTIEQATKGTATNNVKNLANIPLTRQSEKTLKITYLEAKIFKSPLIGTEHLLLSILRDEDNVATQILNKFNVNYEVIKEMLEYQSSGSRPVMGPETDDDDNDRGMFGGSGSSSSGKDPKGSEKSRTPVLDNFGRDLTKLAEVGKLDPIVGREKEIERVAQILSRRKKNNPILIGEPGVGKTAIAEGLALRIVQKKVSRVLFGKRVVTLDLASLVAGTKYRGQFEERMKAVMNELEKSPEVILFIDELHTIVGAGGASGSLDASNMFKPALARGDIQCIGATTLDEYRQYIEKDGALARRFQMVMVDATSIDETIEILNNIKDKYEDHHHVNYTPEAIEAAVKLSERYISDRFLPDKAIDVLDEVGARVHISNITVPEDILKLEEQIENIKKEKNQVVKSQKYEEAAQLRDKEKRLIDQLDRAKLAWEEDTKKRRYTVNEESVAEVVAMMTGIPVTSVSNDEGKKLVNMGEELKGRVIGQQSAIDKLVKAIQRTRVGLKDPKKPIGSFIFLGPTGVGKTELAKVLASYLFDKDDALVRIDMSEYMEKFSVSRLVGAPPGYVGYEEGGQLTEKIRRKPYSVVLLDEIEKAHPDVFNILLQVLDDGILTDGLGRRVDFRNTIIIMTSNIGVRDLKDFGAGIGFATRKSAESQDELMKNTIQSALRKAFSPEFLNRLDDVIVFNSLQREDIHKIIDLMLGKLLGRVTNLGYTVELTEKAKDFLSEKGYDPQYGARPLSRAIQRYLEDPVAEEILKGELKEGDVIMADYPGEGETLIITVKKPEAVVE, encoded by the coding sequence ATGGAAGCAAAATTCTCAAACCGCGTTAAGGAAGTTATCTCGCTCAGCCGGGAAGAAGCCTTACGCTTAGGCCACGACTACATCGGCACGGAACATCTGTTGCTGGGTATGATTCGTGAGGGTGAGGGTGTGGCGGTCGGGCTGCTCAAGAAACTGGGTATCTCGCTCGACGAGCTACGGGTCACCATTGAACAGGCAACGAAAGGCACGGCGACCAACAACGTTAAGAATCTGGCGAATATTCCGCTGACCCGTCAGTCGGAGAAAACGCTCAAGATCACGTATCTGGAAGCCAAGATTTTCAAAAGCCCGCTCATTGGCACCGAGCACCTTCTCTTATCGATTCTGCGCGATGAAGACAATGTCGCCACGCAGATTCTGAATAAGTTTAATGTTAACTACGAAGTCATTAAGGAGATGCTGGAATATCAATCTTCGGGGAGCCGTCCGGTGATGGGACCCGAAACCGACGATGACGACAACGATCGGGGTATGTTCGGCGGCAGCGGCAGCTCCAGCTCGGGTAAAGATCCGAAAGGCTCTGAAAAATCGCGTACGCCGGTGCTGGATAACTTCGGCCGTGATCTGACCAAACTTGCTGAGGTTGGTAAACTCGATCCCATCGTTGGTCGCGAAAAAGAAATTGAACGCGTTGCTCAGATTCTGAGCCGCCGGAAAAAGAACAACCCGATCCTGATTGGTGAGCCGGGCGTTGGTAAGACGGCAATTGCGGAAGGTCTTGCCCTGCGCATTGTGCAGAAGAAAGTATCACGGGTTCTGTTTGGCAAGCGCGTTGTTACCCTTGATTTGGCGTCACTGGTGGCAGGAACCAAATATCGGGGACAGTTTGAAGAGCGAATGAAGGCCGTTATGAACGAGCTGGAAAAGTCGCCGGAAGTGATTCTGTTCATTGACGAGCTGCACACCATTGTTGGCGCAGGCGGTGCGTCGGGTTCGCTGGACGCGTCGAATATGTTCAAGCCAGCCTTGGCCCGTGGCGACATTCAATGCATTGGCGCAACTACGCTGGATGAATATCGTCAGTACATCGAGAAAGACGGCGCTCTGGCCCGTCGTTTCCAGATGGTCATGGTCGACGCTACGTCAATCGACGAGACGATTGAAATTCTGAATAACATCAAGGACAAGTACGAAGATCACCACCACGTAAACTATACCCCGGAAGCTATTGAGGCTGCCGTGAAGTTATCGGAACGGTATATCTCGGACCGGTTCCTGCCTGACAAAGCTATTGACGTGCTTGATGAAGTGGGCGCCCGCGTTCACATCTCGAATATCACGGTTCCCGAAGATATTCTGAAGCTTGAAGAGCAGATCGAGAATATCAAGAAGGAAAAGAACCAGGTTGTCAAGAGCCAGAAATACGAAGAAGCGGCTCAGCTCCGCGACAAGGAAAAGCGGCTGATCGACCAGCTCGACCGCGCCAAGCTGGCCTGGGAAGAAGACACCAAGAAGCGTCGTTATACGGTCAACGAAGAAAGCGTGGCCGAAGTGGTAGCGATGATGACGGGTATCCCGGTCACGAGCGTATCGAACGACGAAGGCAAGAAACTCGTCAACATGGGCGAGGAACTGAAAGGCCGCGTCATTGGTCAGCAGTCGGCCATCGATAAACTGGTGAAAGCGATCCAGCGCACGCGTGTTGGTTTGAAAGATCCAAAGAAGCCGATTGGCTCGTTCATCTTTCTCGGCCCGACGGGCGTGGGTAAGACGGAACTGGCGAAAGTGCTGGCTTCTTATCTCTTCGACAAGGACGACGCCCTGGTTCGGATTGATATGTCGGAGTACATGGAGAAATTCAGCGTCAGCCGGCTGGTTGGTGCTCCTCCGGGCTACGTCGGTTACGAGGAAGGCGGTCAGCTGACCGAGAAGATTCGCCGGAAGCCTTACAGCGTCGTGCTGCTCGATGAGATCGAGAAAGCGCACCCGGATGTCTTCAATATCCTGTTGCAGGTGCTCGACGATGGTATCCTGACTGATGGTCTGGGTCGTCGGGTGGATTTCCGCAACACGATCATTATCATGACCTCGAATATCGGGGTACGTGACCTGAAAGACTTCGGTGCGGGTATCGGCTTTGCAACCCGCAAGTCGGCTGAGAGTCAGGATGAGCTGATGAAGAACACGATCCAAAGCGCCCTGCGGAAAGCGTTCTCGCCGGAATTTCTGAATCGTCTGGACGATGTGATTGTGTTCAACTCGCTGCAGCGTGAAGACATCCACAAGATCATTGACCTGATGCTGGGCAAACTGCTTGGTCGCGTAACGAACTTGGGCTACACCGTTGAACTGACCGAGAAGGCGAAAGACTTTCTGTCGGAGAAAGGGTATGACCCGCAGTACGGTGCCCGTCCGCTGAGCCGCGCAATCCAGCGCTACCTGGAAGATCCCGTTGCGGAAGAGATTCTGAAAGGGGAACTGAAAGAAGGTGATGTAATTATGGCCGATTATCCCGGTGAAGGTGAAACTCTGATCATTACGGTTAAGAAACCCGAAGCCGTTGTCGAGTAA
- a CDS encoding glycosyltransferase family 9 protein, translated as MTSPAKILVLRFSSIGDIVLTTPVVRCLKQQLPNAEVHFCTKRAFQAIVEHNPYIDKCHYLDDSLWTLLRQLRAERYDYIIDLHHNLRTSLIKTGLVGVRSYSFDKLNLRKWFYVRWKVNVMPNQHIVDRYMAAVRPLGVENDEQGLDYFIPYKDQIETDWLPATHRQDYVAFAIGGQHATKKLPVPRLIELCRKINHPIVLLGGKEDRAAGEAIVEVLGEHLIYNACGQYNLNQSASLLQRARIVFSHDTGLMHIASALKKKVYSIWGNTTPQLGMYPYKTAYVVLEKTGLDCRPCSKIGFEECPLKHFKCMNELPFDFEVKELRKKKNFE; from the coding sequence ATGACATCCCCGGCAAAAATTCTGGTACTGCGCTTTTCGTCAATCGGCGATATCGTTTTGACGACGCCGGTGGTGCGTTGTCTGAAGCAGCAGTTGCCCAATGCTGAGGTTCATTTCTGCACCAAGCGGGCGTTTCAGGCCATCGTTGAGCACAATCCGTATATCGACAAATGCCATTATCTGGACGATAGCCTGTGGACGCTCCTGCGTCAGCTCCGCGCCGAGCGGTACGACTACATTATCGACCTGCACCACAACCTGCGTACGAGCCTGATTAAAACGGGTCTGGTGGGCGTCCGGTCGTATAGTTTCGATAAACTCAACCTGCGCAAGTGGTTTTATGTCCGCTGGAAAGTAAACGTCATGCCGAATCAGCACATCGTTGACCGCTACATGGCAGCGGTGCGGCCACTGGGGGTTGAAAATGACGAGCAGGGGCTGGATTACTTCATTCCATATAAGGATCAGATCGAAACGGACTGGCTGCCGGCGACCCACCGGCAGGATTACGTAGCCTTCGCCATTGGCGGGCAGCACGCAACTAAAAAACTGCCCGTTCCGCGCCTAATTGAACTCTGCCGGAAAATCAATCACCCGATTGTTCTGCTGGGCGGCAAGGAAGACCGGGCTGCTGGCGAAGCGATTGTAGAGGTCCTTGGCGAACACCTGATTTATAATGCCTGTGGGCAATATAATCTGAACCAGTCGGCGTCGCTGCTGCAGCGGGCGCGAATCGTTTTCAGCCACGACACGGGGCTGATGCACATCGCGTCGGCCCTGAAGAAAAAAGTGTATTCCATCTGGGGGAATACCACGCCCCAACTTGGCATGTACCCCTACAAAACGGCTTATGTCGTTCTCGAAAAAACGGGACTGGATTGCCGGCCCTGCTCCAAAATTGGCTTTGAAGAGTGCCCGTTAAAGCACTTCAAATGCATGAACGAGTTGCCGTTCGATTTTGAAGTAAAAGAACTGCGCAAGAAGAAAAACTTCGAATAA
- a CDS encoding McrC family protein, producing MPICITVAENSQVASSSPDLPEGVVGLPDTTFQALRRVAFNGEGADSLLHFFVQKGREYIRFQNYVGLLALPDGTQIEILPKIQSDLDARSTMLTMLRYLRHSPFRTLTPAHTQAAHLPLWEVFITAFVDSVESLVRQGIRRAYVGVERNERFWKGRFQATRQQRENGQHAERLAVAFDWLTADVPPNRILKTALLHLSSRSISAPVQRRIRRLLQALDDVPISDSLADDLRASQRVNRLFNSYEPALRWAVALLQGRAFGVKIGSVMDISLLVPMGRVFEDFVAHGIRTYWPETGAVTVQEASAHLVDQHVGTPKFRLRPDILIRQGDRTLVLDTKWKRIDGHDRTGNYGIEQADLYQLYAYGKKYAASDLFLVYPANETFRHPLAVFGYDASTRLHVVPFNVASPLVNEVEKLARYALSVQDA from the coding sequence ATGCCCATCTGCATTACCGTCGCCGAAAACAGTCAGGTTGCCAGCAGCTCGCCAGATCTGCCGGAGGGCGTAGTCGGGTTGCCGGACACGACGTTCCAGGCGCTTCGACGGGTAGCCTTCAACGGAGAGGGCGCCGACAGTCTACTGCATTTTTTTGTGCAGAAAGGGCGCGAGTATATCCGCTTTCAGAATTACGTGGGTCTGCTGGCCTTGCCCGATGGCACTCAGATTGAGATTCTGCCTAAGATTCAGAGCGACCTGGACGCCCGGTCTACGATGCTGACCATGCTCCGATACCTGCGGCACAGCCCCTTCCGCACCCTGACTCCCGCCCACACGCAGGCTGCGCACCTGCCACTCTGGGAAGTGTTTATTACGGCTTTTGTTGATTCCGTTGAATCACTCGTCCGGCAGGGAATCCGGCGTGCCTACGTAGGTGTTGAGCGTAACGAACGCTTCTGGAAAGGGCGGTTTCAGGCCACCCGCCAGCAGCGCGAAAACGGGCAGCATGCCGAGCGGCTGGCCGTGGCGTTTGACTGGCTCACGGCCGATGTGCCGCCGAATCGAATCCTGAAAACAGCCTTGCTGCACCTGAGCAGTCGGTCGATCAGCGCACCAGTGCAGCGACGCATCCGTCGACTGCTGCAGGCGCTGGACGATGTTCCCATTTCGGATTCGCTGGCTGATGATCTTCGGGCTAGCCAGCGGGTCAACCGCCTGTTCAATTCCTATGAACCCGCTTTGCGCTGGGCCGTGGCTCTGCTGCAGGGTCGGGCTTTTGGCGTGAAAATCGGCTCTGTAATGGATATATCCCTGCTCGTACCCATGGGGCGGGTGTTTGAGGATTTTGTCGCGCACGGCATTCGGACGTACTGGCCCGAAACTGGCGCCGTAACAGTGCAGGAAGCATCGGCGCATCTGGTCGATCAGCACGTTGGCACACCAAAGTTCAGGCTCCGCCCCGATATTCTGATCCGGCAGGGTGACCGAACGCTGGTGCTGGATACCAAATGGAAGCGCATTGACGGCCATGACCGCACAGGAAATTACGGCATCGAACAGGCCGACTTGTATCAACTGTATGCGTACGGCAAAAAATACGCAGCCAGCGATCTGTTTCTGGTTTATCCAGCTAACGAAACCTTCCGGCATCCCCTGGCGGTATTTGGCTACGATGCTTCAACCCGCCTGCACGTTGTGCCGTTCAATGTGGCGTCCCCACTGGTAAATGAAGTAGAAAAGCTGGCGCGTTACGCTTTATCGGTTCAGGACGCGTAA
- a CDS encoding gluconate:H+ symporter gives MPLVLTLIGILTLVVLVAFVRLDTFISFVIVSLGIGLAAGMDVGAVGKSIQTGIGGTLGELVLIIGFGAMLGRLVAESGAARRITNVLIGWFGIKNIRWGLAVAGFVIGIPLFYNAGFIIVVPLIFTIAASSGLPLMSVAVPMLSALSVAHGYLPPHPSPSAVAGQLNANIGQTLIYGIIVAIPAIVIAGPLFGRTLVHVKATPNRELFNIREVPDHNLPSAGISFFVALLPVLLLTTFGPLKSVFPDGSPLNTLITLLAEPYIGMLLSVLTAVYTLGIRRGQSIKAVTKDLEEAVKAIAPILLVIAGAGALKQIFTDSGTSKYIGSLLADAAIPPLVLAWGIAAFIRICVGSATVAGLTTSGILGPLIQSQPIKPELMVLAIGSGSLMFSHINDGGFWLFKEYFNLTIGQTIRTWSLMETIVSIIGLLGVLALNLVV, from the coding sequence ATGCCCCTTGTTCTTACCCTGATTGGTATCCTTACCCTGGTCGTTCTGGTTGCCTTTGTTCGGTTAGATACGTTCATCTCCTTTGTCATTGTTTCCCTCGGTATTGGACTGGCCGCGGGTATGGACGTGGGCGCCGTTGGAAAATCCATTCAGACCGGTATCGGCGGTACGCTGGGCGAACTGGTGCTGATCATTGGGTTTGGAGCCATGCTCGGCCGGCTGGTAGCCGAAAGCGGAGCCGCCCGGCGTATCACCAATGTCCTGATTGGCTGGTTCGGAATCAAAAATATCCGCTGGGGGCTGGCAGTGGCTGGTTTCGTTATTGGGATTCCGCTGTTCTACAACGCCGGTTTCATTATTGTTGTCCCATTGATTTTTACCATTGCGGCCTCATCGGGACTACCGCTAATGTCCGTCGCAGTTCCCATGCTGTCGGCCCTTTCGGTAGCTCACGGTTACCTGCCTCCGCATCCGTCTCCGTCGGCCGTTGCGGGCCAGCTGAACGCCAACATTGGCCAGACATTGATTTACGGCATTATCGTTGCCATTCCCGCCATTGTCATTGCCGGACCGCTCTTTGGCCGAACGCTCGTACACGTAAAGGCAACACCGAACCGAGAACTGTTCAACATTCGGGAAGTCCCGGACCATAACCTGCCGAGTGCGGGCATCAGTTTTTTTGTGGCTTTGCTGCCCGTTCTGCTGCTGACCACTTTCGGACCGCTGAAAAGCGTATTCCCCGATGGATCGCCCCTGAATACCCTTATCACGCTGCTGGCAGAGCCGTATATCGGTATGCTGCTGTCGGTGCTGACGGCGGTGTATACACTGGGCATCCGGCGCGGCCAATCCATTAAAGCCGTTACGAAAGATCTTGAAGAAGCCGTGAAGGCTATTGCGCCGATTCTGCTGGTCATTGCCGGGGCCGGGGCGCTGAAGCAGATTTTCACCGACAGCGGGACCAGCAAATACATTGGAAGCCTGCTGGCCGATGCGGCCATTCCGCCCCTGGTATTGGCCTGGGGAATTGCGGCCTTTATCCGGATATGCGTGGGTTCGGCGACCGTTGCGGGGCTGACCACATCCGGTATTCTTGGTCCGCTGATTCAGAGCCAGCCGATCAAGCCCGAACTGATGGTACTGGCCATTGGCTCCGGCAGTTTGATGTTTTCGCACATCAATGATGGTGGCTTCTGGCTTTTCAAGGAATATTTCAACCTGACTATTGGGCAAACCATCCGGACGTGGTCGCTTATGGAAACCATCGTATCCATTATTGGCCTGTTAGGGGTGCTGGCGCTGAATCTGGTCGTATAA